One window from the genome of Yamadazyma tenuis chromosome 7, complete sequence encodes:
- a CDS encoding uncharacterized protein (EggNog:ENOG503NYX2; COG:O), which produces MMLDTSPPVLYSSAPEAFAASSAENKPVLIHTTKSKTGSPHPMFTANMTLIKQHFIALQVMNHTHDMDFLQHIVGEVIVPHVYIVKNNRVLLTMPHTSTSEFEYKLTSFIQQNHPVSELAGKANSAAGNDKCLLSVRLFDGTSLKHEFTGSSTLADVRNWLNTESEVEIIHSEPMPSFAHPDAQTPTAYSFQNPSIPRITYTKEDESRALAELDLCPRSVLMLKPVFNEAAVTSLYEQNSRLWSACKATAAKFSTVLHSFFNYAVDVESDDDHGGSYKLDDAHYNPSSSVLALDTTAKSLIHFEAHEADDKKQTLPEQPHNLNEPKDRINSTNGDDHSALKHSSSKQAVSSVTKIEIIRGDKSSSSEKKVSSEDQ; this is translated from the coding sequence ATGATGTTGGATACATCTCCCCCTGTGCTCTATAGCTCGGCACCAGAGGCCTTCGCTGCTTCGAGTGCCGAAAACAAACCCGTGTTAATTCACACCACAAAATCCAAAACTGGCTCTCCTCACCCCATGTTTACCGCTAACATGACCCTCATTAAACAACACTTTATTGCCCTACAAGTGATGAATCATACGCACGATATGGATTTTCTACAACACATCGTTGGTGAGGTGATTGTTCCCCATGTCTACATCGTCAAGAACAACCGGGTGTTACTAACGATGCCTCACACCAGCACTTCTGAGTTTGAGTACAAGTTGACATCCTTTATCCAACAGAACCACCCTGTTTCAGAGCTTGCTGGAAAAGCTAACAGTGCTGCAGGTAATGACAAGTGCCTTTTGTCGGTGCGTTTGTTCGATGGAACGTCGCTAAAGCACGAGTTTACTGGTAGCTCCACTTTGGCCGACGTGAGGAACTGGCTTAATACTGAATCTGAGGTAGAAATCATCCACTCTGAGCCCATGCCGTCGTTTGCTCATCCGGATGCTCAGACACCTACTGCGTATTCATTCCAGAATCCTTCGATTCCTAGAATCACATACACCAAGGAAGACGAGTCGAGAGCCCTCGCTGAGCTTGATCTCTGCCCTCGGTCtgtgttgatgttgaagcCCGTTTTTAATGAGGCTGCAGTCACTAGCTTGTATGAACAAAACAGTCGGTTATGGCTGGCGTGCAAAGCGACTGCTGCCAAATTTAGTACCGTGCTTCactccttcttcaactatGCAGTGGATGTGGAACTGGACGACGACCATGGTGGTTCCTATAAATTGGACGATGCGCACTACAATCCCTCTTCTCTGGTGTTGGCACTAGACACCACGGCCAAGTCGTTGATCCACTTTGAAGCTCATGAAGCTGACGACAAAAAGCAAACGCTTCCAGAACAACCACATAATTTGAATGAGCCCAAGGACAGGATAAATTCCACGAATGGAGACGATCACAGTGCGTTGAAACACTCGCTGTCGAAGCAAGCGGTTTCGTCGGTGACCAAGATTGAAATCATTCGGGGTGATAAGCTGCTGTCTTCGGAGAAAAAGGTTTCGCTGGAAGACCAATAA
- the tfs1 gene encoding transcription elongation factor TFIIS (BUSCO:EOG092645TJ; EggNog:ENOG503NVD2; COG:K), translated as MEAKEIKSIVSNLEKSSDDVMILKLLNILSDGVKPTEKLLRETKVGVAVNKYRSSTNSEISSIVKKMIRNWRDMVQAEKNKKKGPTSDVKAATSGSSTPSKENKFHSGPRNPKIDGISTDIYDDSTRNASISALYTALAIERGDSSQQILSVAKSIEAEVFKDEYSKVADGYRNKLRTFVMNLRNKKNPELRDRILSGQITPGKFVKMSPNEMAPETLKKEIEKLHKQNLFDAQGATEKRAVTDRFTCGKCKHKKVSYYQMQTRSADEPLTTFCTCENCGNRWKFS; from the coding sequence ATGGAAGCGAAAGAGATAAAATCGATTGTGTcgaacttggagaagtctTCGGACGATGTAATGAtattgaaattgttgaatatcCTTAGTGATGGAGTCAAACCAACCGAAAAGTTATTGAGAGAAACCAAAGTCGGTGTCGCTGTGAACAAGTACAGGTCCAGTACGAATTCAGAAATCAGTTCCATtgtcaagaagatgattAGAAATTGGAGAGATATGGTCCAAGCagagaagaacaagaagaaaggaCCCACTTCTGATGTAAAAGCTGCCACTTCAGgctcatcaactccaagtaaGGAGAACAAGTTTCACAGTGGACCTAGAAACCCCAAGATAGATGGTATTAGTACTGATATTTATGACGATTCCACCAGAAATGCTTCTATCAGTGCATTGTATACGGCATTGGCCATTGAACGGGGTGATTCTAGTCAGCAGATATTGTCTGTGGCAAAGAGTATCGAAGCGGAGGTGTTCAAGGATGAATACCTGAAAGTTGCAGATGGTTACAGAAACAAATTAAGAACGTTTGTAATGAATCTCAGGAATAAGAAGAACCCCGAATTAAGGGACAGGATTCTTTCTGGACAGATAACTCCTGGAAAATTTGTGAAGATGAGTCCTAATGAAATGGCACCtgaaaccttgaagaaagaaatcgaaAAATTACATAAACAGAATCTTTTTGATGCCCAAGGAGCAACCGAAAAGAGAGCAGTCACTGACAGGTTCACTTGCGGCAAATGTAAACACAAGAAGGTTAGTTATTATCAGATGCAAACCAGATCTGCTGATGAGCCGTTGACAACATTCTGTACCTGTGAGAATTGTGGTAACAGATGGAAGTTCTCTTAG
- a CDS encoding uncharacterized protein (EggNog:ENOG503NUHP; COG:Z) translates to MEEQANINVVVRVRPLLPKEVDKHGADVESLVVMPLEPKGSVLLKSPSAVKSYAFDDSVWSFDNHDNRFVNNRKFYQQTGPSLLEHCFQGFNVCLLAYGQTGSGKTFTMMGEDDDVGFVPLLVHDILAYKNRLVDDKVNCEVRLSYMEVYNETVRDLLYQEKEPRKWKVREHPETGPYVDCLKEYEINDYEAFCNLLNIGNRNRVTATTAMNSSSSRSHAILNLVLRQTRFDGEDAEIGSAENEVVSNIKLVDLAGSERLTKTQVYGQQHRVKEGSLINKSLTVLGRCINVLSKNTITNSSDLVPYRDSVLTYLLKENLGGNSKTMMIFCISPLDFEETQQTLNYATRVKNIKTIAKTNQKKLVKINMDWVPGGADNSVIENLREEIEQLSAELKHSNPGRLTAMVSYLEKELKTCKFENKFMSHRMKHLEAELEEVNNHNHYMNRSLRENIENQHKEQTKIISESVSYLQLELERHHHEISAFLQDAHPSTLV, encoded by the coding sequence ATGGAAGAACAAGCCAATATCAACGTGGTGGTTCGAGTCAGGCCCTTGCTTCCAAAAGAAGTCGATAAGCATGGTGCAGATGTGGAATCTCTTGTGGTGATGCCGTTGGAGCCAAAAGGATCGGTGCTTCTCAAGTCACCTTCTGCTGTTAAGCTGTATGCATTTGACGATTCAGTGTGGTCCTTTGACAACCACGACAACCGGTTTGTAAACAACCGCAAGTTCTACCAGCAGACGGGTCCACTGTTGCTTGAACATTGTTTTCAGGGATTTAATGTCTGTTTACTTGCATATGGTCAAACAGGTTCAGGTAAGACTTTCACTATGATGGgggaagatgatgatgtggGATTTGTTCCACTTCTTGTACACGATATCTTGGCTTACAAGAACAGGCTCGTAGATGACAAGGTGAATTGCGAAGTCAGGCTTTCATATATGGAAGTGTACAATGAGACCGTCAGAGACCTACTTTATCAAGAGAAAGAACCTAGGAAATGGAAGGTCAGAGAACATCCTGAAACAGGCCCGTATGTTGATTGTTTAAAAGAGTATGAGATCAACGATTACGAAGCCTTCTgtaatttgttgaatataGGTAACCGCAATAGAGTGACAGCCACCACCGCTATGAATAGCAGTAGTTCTCGGTCTCATGCtatattgaacttggtttTGCGACAGACCCGATTCGATGGTGAGGATGCCGAGATTGGATCAGCAGAGAACGAAGTGGTGTCTAACATTAAGCTTGTGGACTTGGCTGGATCCGAGAGACTCACAAAGACTCAAGTATATGGTCAACAGCATAGGGTCAAAGAGGGTAGTCTCATCAATAAGTCTCTAACGGTATTGGGACGGTGTATCAACGTgctttccaaaaacacaatcACAAATTCTTCGGACTTGGTACCGTATCGTGACTCTGTATTGACATACcttttgaaggagaatCTTGGAGGTAATTCTAAGACcatgatgatattttgtATTTCGCCTCTCGACTTTGAAGAGACCCAGCAAACGTTGAACTATGCTACTCGTGtcaagaatatcaagaCCATCGCCAAGACTaaccagaagaagcttGTCAAGATCAATATGGATTGGGTACCCGGAGGTGCTGATAATCTGGTGATTGAAAACCTACGggaagaaattgaacagTTGTCAGCTGAGTTGAAACATTCGAACCCTGGGAGACTCACTGCGATGGTGAGCtacttggagaaggaattgaaaacttgCAAGTTCGAAAACAAGTTTATGAGCCATAGAATGAAGCATCTTGAAGCCGAGCTTGAGGAAGTGAACAACCACAACCATTACATGAACCGATCTTTACGAGAAAATATAGAGAATCAGCACAAAGAGCAAACAAAGATCATATCCGAGTCAGTGTCTTATTTGCAGTTGGAGCTAGAGCGTCACCACCACGAGATTCTGGCGTTTTTACAAGATGCTCACCCAAGTACTTTAGTTTAA
- a CDS encoding uncharacterized protein (COG:A; EggNog:ENOG503NWDF) encodes MEKSTVYVGNIPYDYTEEQVLEIASSVGPVDDLRLLFDPVSGKSKGYAFVKYSDRETAASAVRNLNNHSIGNRNLKCSLSNETSQFETGIENEELPPLPLGVQIFPNQTTGQVISSILSTLDEQTASQILKEAKDMSSTNPIMMERLLEKCPQLAHALAETAILLNVTTPETVEICINRKKRPIFQLSPEQINTLRAVKQLKDDDIQDLEKSKQEIMIKLKTEINSDSFGPI; translated from the coding sequence ATGGAAAAATCCACCGTGTATGTGGGAAATATCCCTTATGACTACACAGAAGAGCAGGTGTTAGAGATTGCACTGTCTGTTGGTCCTGTTGACGACTTGAGGTTGCTCTTCGATCCCGTTAGTGGTAAATCTAAAGGGTACGCATTTGTCAAATATAGTGATAGGGAAACTGCAGCTTCAGCTGTTCgaaacttgaacaatcaCTCGATTGGAAACAGAAACCTCAAGTGTTCGTTATCCAATGAAACCAGCCAATTCGAAACCggaattgaaaatgaagagtTGCCTCCTCTCCCTTTGGGCGTCCAGATCTTTCCCAACCAAACTACTGGACAGGTCATATCGAGTATCTTGTCAACGTTGGATGAACAGACTGCTCTGCAGATCCTCAAAGAAGCTAAGGACATGAGCTCGACCAATCCTATAATGATGGAGAGATTACTAGAAAAGTGTCCTCAGTTGGCACATGCTTTGGCAGAGACTGCCATTCTCTTAAATGTGACCACTCCCGAGACGGTAGAGATATGCATAAACCGGAAAAAGAGGCCCATTTTCCAGCTTTCTCCCGAACAAATAAATACCTTAAGGGCTGTTAAACAGCTTAAAGACGACGATATTCAAGACTTAGAGAAATCTAAACAAGAGATTATgataaaattgaaaacCGAAATAAACAGTGACTCTTTCGGGCCTATATGA
- the CYS4 gene encoding cystathionine beta-synthase (COG:E; EggNog:ENOG503NV6E), giving the protein MAPVPPLKDDVLDLIGNTPLIKLNKIPQSLGIKAKVYAKVELFNAGGSIKDRIAKNMVLEAEKSGRIKPGYTLIEPTSGNTGIGLALVGAVKGYRTIITLPEKMSNEKVSVLKALGAEIIRTPTEAAWDAPESHIGVARKLEKEIPNAVILDQYSNKANPNAHYYGTGFEIWEQTEGKVTHLVAGAGTGGTITGISQYLKEKNPNVKVIGADPKGSILAVPESLNTSTESYMVEGIGYDFIPDVLDRKWVDNWIKTDDADSFKLARRIIREEGILVGGSSGSALQAALEVAKDLTEDDTVVVVFPDSIRSYLSKFADDEWMKTNGFEVEEANAGANEQDKFMASKTIGDLTKGKAPVVTVTLADTIGKTFELLQQNGFDQLPVLNVSGQLVGLVTLSSILKALSSKKVQMTNSIRPVIIDFRKLADFEKSFTITKESGYSKRKYEPITLDTSLALLNKFFETNSNAIITDDEYKPIQIVTKVDLISFLAKNTTYV; this is encoded by the coding sequence ATGGCTCCCGTCCCCCCATTGAAAGACGATgtgttggacttgatcGGTAACACCCCGTTGAttaagttgaacaaaatccCCCAAAGTTTGGGcatcaaggccaaggtCTATGCCAAAGTTGAGTTGTTCAATGCCGGTGGTTCTATCAAAGACAGAATCGCCAAAAACATGGTTTTAGAAGCTGAAAAATCGGGCAGAATCAAACCCGGTTACACATTGATCGAACCTACTTCAGGAAACACCGGTATTGGTTTGGCTTTGGTTGGTGCTGTTAAAGGATACAGaaccatcatcaccttgCCTGAGAAGATGTCCAATGAGAAAGTATCAGTTTTGAAAGCCTTGGGGGCCGAAATCATTAGAACCCCCACCGAAGCTGCCTGGGATGCTCCTGAGTCCCACATTGGTGTTGCCAGaaagttggagaaagaGATCCCCAATGCCGTCATTCTTGATCAATACTCTAACAAAGCCAATCCCAATGCCCATTACTATGGAACTGGGTTTGAGATTTGGGAGCAAACTGAAGGTAAGGTCACCCACTTGGTGGCTGGTGCTGGTACTGGTGGTACTATCACCGGTATCTCTcagtacttgaaggagaaaAACCCCAATGTCAAGGTAATTGGAGCTGATCCAAAAGGGTCTATTTTGGCAGTTCCTGAGTCTCTCAACACTTCTACTGAATCCTATATGGTTGAAGGTATCGGATATGATTTCATTCCAGACGTGTTGGACAGAAAGTGGGTGGACAACTGGATCAAGACTGATGATGCCGATTCGTTCAAATTGGCCAGAAGAATCATCAGAGAAGAAGGCATTTTGGTAGGAGGTTCCTCTGGGTCGGCTTTGCAGGCAGCCTTGGAAGTCGCTAAAGACTTGACCGAAGACGATACggttgtggtggtgttcCCGGACTCCATTAGATCCtacttgtccaagttcGCTGATGACGAATGGATGAAGACCAATGGGTTtgaggtggaagaagctAACGCTGGGGCCAACGAACAAGATAAGTTCATGGCTTCCAAAACTATCGGGGATTTGACCAAAGGAAAGGCTCCTGTTGTGACTGTGACTTTGGCTGATACAATTGGAAAGACCTTTGAGTTATTACAACAGAATGGTTTCGACCAATTGCCGGTGTTGAACGTTTCTGGACAATTGGTGGGTTTGGTGACTTTGTCTTCTATATTGAAGGCActttcttccaagaaggTTCAGATGACCAATTCGATCAGACCGGTGATAATTGATTTCAGAAAGTTGGctgactttgaaaagtcctTCACTATCACAAAAGAATCGGGCTACTCCAAGAGAAAGTATGAACCAATTACTTTAGACACATCTTTAGCTTTGCTTAacaaattctttgaaacAAACTCCAACGCTATTATCACTGATGACGAGTACAAGCCCATCCAAATTGTCACTAAAGTTGATTTGATTTCgtttttggccaagaacACCACCTATGTATAA
- the PTR3 gene encoding SPS-sensor component ptr3 (COG:S; EggNog:ENOG503NYZE) translates to MERIKVSSLEPLLKLSASVDPTDLCSDAAVLSCGCVVSERFFLPLVDSSGTTSCPECMKSNVTFLKPIRQLRDLYNIISQVLSESTPRTRRRSSSKKSIKGPNDPINERSVGEQMDLVSLFYRYAKEETSQYLVSSDNAHVNPIDINHQRPKSNSSYINSNSISPLRKMSINPGESVGMLSESYLERERVKSKAPKYEDLLVSDITEEKEYNFSKCFPFHRKLTTFQTQQGRLFSSSLFKGSMIKKTGRFIANDIHTSTDFVTGQEITRFVSITEKRWELYELVEDPEMHPVLVCCGKSSGEYGPSFNELREDYGHEVVIRNDFSGNSSANSTSTDLGHKKRLGSWEFISCRLSGDFLAISGTKGIMRVFNVSKTSLPHELGQPVYTYITNFPIRCIAISNNDPLIACGITAKERISGKEQPFVVLHKLVRSVAADRIIGSVEPITITIPYRDPIKLINFNATSTHLMCCTVWESRYLIIRLRSSGSDNFRKPRLIWTDSSVLRSSKRKKSDGALYDDSDDDNSDDNALMMDNEGITDAQFGAIPNTVVLTSCSLQHRPPLMLRLEGSTIDSSQGRHLSDALSFESSLNSRHDGNDDGYDITNIKSSELLMKFSEVGFSIHKSALSPRRDALAFLDKDGRVYLVSIPNFELNLNSSPKKVVVLLGEVANAERYVEAAAISFSADGGRVYVSDRRGALSVFDFTKGIPGQDSDVVKCRIISA, encoded by the coding sequence ATGGAAAGAATAAAGGTGAGCAGCTTGGAACCACTTTTGAAGCTTCTGGCCAGTGTAGACCCAACTGACTTGTGTCTGGATGCAGCCGTACTCTCCTGTGGGTGTGTTGTTTCAGAACGGTTCTTCTTACCACTTGTTGATAGTTCTGGTACTACTTCATGTCCTGAGTGTATGAAGTCAAATGTAACATTCCTCAAGCCTATTCGGCAACTCCGTGACTTATATAACATTATATCCCAAGTGCTACTGGAGTCGACTCCCAGGACCCGGAGAcggtcttcttccaagaaaaGTATCAAAGGTCCTAATGATCCTATCAACGAACGTCTGGTTGGTGAACAAATGGATCTAGTAAGCTTGTTTTATCGAtatgccaaagaagaaacctCCCAGTACCTTGTTTCATCTGACAATGCCCATGTCAATCCAATTGACATTAACCATCAAAGGCCTAAGTCCAACCTGAGTTATATCAATTCGAACTCAATCTCACCGTTGCGCAAAATGTCTATAAATCCAGGGGAGTCGGTGGGTATGCTTTCTGAGTCGTACcttgaaagagaaagagtCAAGTCAAAGGCGCCCAAGTACGAAGATTTGCTCGTGTCGGACATTacagaagagaaagagtATAACTTCAGCAAATGCTTTCCGTTCCATCGGAAGCTCACGACATTCCAAACCCAACAGGGAAGGCTATTTTCTTCCAGCTTGTTCAAAGGTTCGATGATCAAAAAGACGGGCCGGTTTATTGCCAATGATATTCACACATCGACAGATTTTGTCACTGGGCAAGAAATCACTCGGTTTGTGTCGATTACTGAAAAACGATGGGAGCTTTATGAGCTTGTAGAAGATCCAGAAATGCACCCGGTCCTCGTGTGCTGTGGTAAACTGAGTGGAGAGTATGGGCCTCTGTTCAACGAGTTGCGCGAAGATTACGGGCATGAAGTGGTTATTCGTAACGATTTTTCAGGGAACTCCCTGGCCAACTCCACTTCTACCGATTTAGGCCACAAGAAAAGGCTTGGTCTGTGGGAATTTATTAGTTGTCGATTGAGTGGAGACTTCTTAGCCATATCCGGCACTAAGGGAATCATGCGAGTTTTCAATGTGCTGAAGACATCGTTACCTCACGAACTTGGTCAACCGGTTTATACCtacatcaccaatttcCCCATTCGGTGCATCGCCATCTCAAACAATGATCCTTTAATTGCCTGTGGAATCACTGCCAAGGAGAGGATTTCAGGTAAAGAACAGCCATTTGTGGTGTTGCATAAGTTGGTGAGATCGGTAGCAGCAGATCGAATTATTGGGTCTGTTGAACCTATCACCATAACCATTCCTTACAGAGATCCTATTAAACTCATAAACTTCAATGCCACTTCCACCCACCTCATGTGTTGTACTGTATGGGAATCTCGGTACCTCATTATTCGATTGAGAAGCAGTGGATCAGATAACTTCAGAAAGCCTAGATTGATATGGACGGACTCCAGCGTCCTTCGGTCTTCAAAGAGAAAAAAATCAGATGGTGCCCTTTACGATGATTCCGATGATGACAACTCTGATGATAATGCCTTGATGATGGACAACGAGGGTATAACCGACGCTCAGTTCGGGGCAATTCCAAATACTGTAGTTCTCACATCTTGCTCATTACAACACCGGCCTCCTTTAATGCTTCGTCTAGAAGGCTCGACTATCGACTCGTCTCAGGGTAGACACCTTCTGGATGCATTATCCTTCGAGAGCAGCCTTAACAGCCGTCATGACGGTAATGATGACGGGTatgacatcaccaacatcaagtcgTCTGAGCTACTCATGAAGTTTCTGGAGGTTGGGTTTTCGATCCACAAGTCGGCCTTGCTGCCTCGTCGAGACGCACTTGCGTTTTTGGATAAAGATGGCCGGGTGTACCTTGTGTCTATTCCCAACTTCGAGTTGAATCTCAATTCAAGTCCCAAGAAGGTGGTTGTGCTTTTGGGAGAAGTCGCTAATGCTGAGAGGTACGTGGAGGCAGCAGCCATCTCCTTTTCGGCAGACGGGGGACGTGTATATGTGTCTGATCGTCGGGGAGCCCTTCTGGTGTTCGACTTTACCAAAGGTATTCCTGGACAAGATTCAGATGTTGTGAAGTGTAGAATCATCAGTGCTTAA
- the EDC3 gene encoding enhancer of mRNA decapping (COG:G; EggNog:ENOG503NVYJ): MTEFLNYTVDLYLKDGSVSSGQIVSVDGTKIQLSDVSESKAPGQKLPTLEILNSSVNDLKVTKLPPDFVKNLKKSKAKKEKVTKKEKKDESDVSGKNSDSEIKMTEDFDFAANLAMFDKKSVFENFQKKDTIKPEQRLVGHNKVENFRKDYEKFRNDEMVLDSTRTDDWDSIGISDRKETLRNASVTGRLTPVHDVTGGSSNKNYTLTNVSTGNSVPVCSPIQLLDIERISGEAFALTPEVMAEIFSTNLSQYITQHILGGSGRLNPNNHNLPPLVVLLIGSERCSIRALAVGRHLTNHGVRVLAFLVNHEMVDASYLKQKSSFEQAGGKILSTSVPELLHVLNHQLDTPVELIIDALQGYDDHLEDIFFEQKEQQLIKQLITWCNEPRQRGKVMSFDIPSGIDGGSGTITDADLVISSHWCVSMGLPVAGILHAYRNEILRVDAESETLHLLVDIGIPNKVYSRKPNLRRFDRVWYGAESVVKLQPVEKLE; this comes from the coding sequence ATGACCGAGTTTTTGAATTACACGGTTGACTTGTATCTTAAGGACGGATCCGTATCGTCGGGACAGAttgtttctgttgatgGTACTAAGATTCAGCTCTCTGATGTAAGTGAGTCGAAAGCCCCAGGTCAAAAGCTTCCTACCCTTGAAATTCTTAACTCGTCtgtcaatgatttgaaggTGACTAAACTTCCTCCTGATTTCGTTAAAAATCTCAAGAAAAGCAAagcaaagaaagaaaaggtgaccaagaaggaaaagaaggatgAAAGTGATGTCAGTGGCAAGAACAGCGATAGTGAAATCAAGATGACTGAGGACTTTGACTTTGCCGCCAACTTGGCAATGTTTGACAAAAAGTCTGTTTTCGAGAACTTTCAGAAGAAGGACACCATCAAGCCCGAACAGAGATTGGTTGGCCACAATAAGGTGGAAAACTTCCGGAAGGATTATGAAAAATTCAGAAACGATGAAATGGTGTTAGACTCCACCAGAACCGACGACTGGGACAGTATTGGAATTTCTGACCGCAAGGAAACTCTTCGTAATGCCTCTGTCACCGGTCGGTTGACTCCAGTGCACGATGTCACCGGTGGCTCGCTGAACAAGAACTATACCTTGACCAACGTCAGCACTGGCAATTCTGTGCCTGTGTGCTCACCTATCCAACTTTTGGATATAGAAAGGATTTCAGGAGAGGCGTTTGCACTTACGCCCGAGGTGATGGCCGAAATATTCTCCACAAACCTATCCCAATATATCACACAACACATTTTGGGGGGCTCCGGCAGATTGAACCCTAATAACCATAATCTACCACCATTAGTGGTTCTATTAATCGGCAGTGAGAGGTGTTCGATTCGGGCATTAGCAGTGGGACGTCATCTCACCAACCATGGCGTGCGAGTTCTTGCATTTTTGGTCAATCATGAGATGGTTGATGCCAGCTatttgaaacaaaaactGCTGTTTGAGCAGGCTGGAGGAAAGATCTTGTCTACAAGCGTGCCTGAGTTATTACACGTGTTAAACCACCAATTAGACACTCCAGTAGAGTTGATTATCGACGCTTTACAAGGATATGATGACCATTTGGAGGacatcttctttgaacaGAAAGAACAGCAATTGATCAAACAGTTAATCACATGGTGTAACGAACCTCGTCAACGCGGTAAAGTGATGTCGTTTGACATTCCTTCGGGTATCGATGGTGGATCAGGAACCATTACCGATGCtgatttggtgatatcaagTCACTGGTGTGTTTCGATGGGATTGCCTGTTGCTGGTATTCTCCACGCTTATAGAAATGAGATTTTAAGAGTCGATGCTGAACTGGAGACGCTCCATCTTTTGGTCGATATAGGCATACCCAATAAGGTTTACCTGCGCAAACCCAATCTACGTCGGTTTGATCGTGTTTGGTACGGGGCCGAAAGTGTGGTCAAATTGCAGCCAGTTGAAAAATTAGAATAA